From a single Leptidea sinapis chromosome 19, ilLepSina1.1, whole genome shotgun sequence genomic region:
- the LOC126969799 gene encoding lipase 1-like, with protein MASKGSVTFNILAATAALVVANVIRMRVLPIDFKSKNVLEYPNESLYNFTELANRYGYHSEEHTVVTEDGYILNVFRINSGDCDGRMKGPPVVLMHGLLLSSDAWLDAGPEAGLAYLLADSCYDLWVGNQRGNYYARRHLTLNPDKDPSFWDFSIDEIGFYDIPATIDYVLRNTGFGKLNYIGYSQGAGTFFVMCSERPGYCNKVNVVIGLAPAARQTHTKSMAYRLLATSISALEDPLSQSGFREIFFKTSPLQEIAKFICQVRFLSEPLCGNFISGFFDSYHPGSITNRTLGMMFSHFPAGTSLHTMARYGQSMQTDQFQKFDYGAARNMKKYGCKEPPKYNLSSVTPPMVILYGRNDHLVDTKDVYWLVDELPNVLEVEEVADPLWNHFDVAYSQYVNQRIFPTVYKYLEHFSTT; from the coding sequence ATGGCGTCTAAAGGAAGTGTCACATTCAACATTCTCGCTGCCACTGCAGCTCTTGTAGTAGCCAATGTGATTCGTATGAGAGTGTTGCCCATcgattttaaatcaaaaaatgtTTTGGAATATCCAAACGAGTCGCTCTATAATTTTACGGAATTAGCAAACAGATATGGATACCATTCAGAGGAGCATACAGTTGTGACAGAGGACGGATACATCTTGAACGTATTTAGGATTAACAGCGGGGATTGTGACGGCAGAATGAAAGGGCCTCCTGTGGTTCTTATGCACGGATTACTACTGAGTTCTGATGCTTGGTTAGACGCTGGTCCCGAGGCAGGCCTGGCATATCTATTGGCTGATTCCTGCTACGATTTATGGGTTGGAAACCAACGGGGCAACTATTACGCCAGAAGACACCTGACTCTTAACCCTGATAAAGATCCATCTTTTTGGGATTTCTCCATCGATGAAATTGGATTCTACGATATTCCAGCGACTATTGATTACGTGTTAAGAAATACAGGATTTGGTAAATTAAACTATATTGGATACTCTCAAGGTGCCGGCACATTTTTTGTAATGTGTTCCGAACGTCCAGGATATTGCAACAAAGTGAATGTAGTAATTGGATTAGCACCGGCGGCCAGACAAACTCACACCAAATCAATGGCTTACAGATTATTAGCTACAAGTATATCAGCTTTAGAGGATCCCTTATCACAAAGTGGTTTTAgggaaatatttttcaaaacatCACCTCTGCAAGAGATAGCAAAATTCATCTGCCAAGTGAGATTTCTTTCTGAACCACTGTGCGGTAATTTCATTTCTGGGTTTTTTGACTCCTACCATCCGGGATCGATCACCAACCGGACTCTGGGTATGATGTTTAGCCATTTTCCTGCAGGAACTTCGCTTCACACCATGGCCAGATATGGACAGAGCATGCAGACGGATCAATTCCAAAAATTTGACTATGGTGCAGCGAggaatatgaaaaaatatggtTGTAAGGAACCAccgaaatataatttaagttctgtTACCCCACCTATGGTTATCTTATATGGTCGAAATGATCATTTGGTGGATACTAAGGATGTATACTGGTTGGTAGATGAATTGCCAAATGTGCTAGAGGTAGAAGAAGTGGCTGATCCACTGTGGAACCATTTTGATGTAGCGTACAGTCAATATGTAAATCAAAGGATATTCCCAACagtttataagtatttggaGCACTTTAGCACAACTTGA